From one Catellatospora sp. IY07-71 genomic stretch:
- a CDS encoding 2-oxoacid:ferredoxin oxidoreductase subunit beta — protein sequence MSNAVPVQLSAKDFKSDQEVRWCPGCGDYAILAAMQTFLPELGIPRERTVFVSGIGCSSRFPYYLNTYGMHSIHGRAPAIATGLSVSRPDLTVWVVTGDGDALSIGGNHLIHALRRNVNLKILLFNNKIYGLTKGQYSPTSELGKITKSTPGGSSDAPFNPISLALGAEASFVARTIDSDRKHLQSVLRQAAEHQGSAFVEIYQNCNIFNDGAFEVLKDPETRDAHLIRLEHGQPITLGNDGSHVVTHPAGSFGLAVREKADVDPAEVLVHDAHAEDPAYAFALSRLAGPDLRHTPVGVFRSVRRPSYDELVRNQLDAAKAKAGEPEADLAALLNSGDTWTIL from the coding sequence ATGTCTAACGCGGTGCCGGTCCAGCTGTCGGCGAAGGACTTCAAGTCCGACCAGGAGGTGCGCTGGTGCCCCGGGTGCGGGGACTACGCGATCCTGGCCGCGATGCAGACCTTCCTGCCCGAGCTGGGCATCCCTCGCGAGCGCACGGTCTTCGTCTCCGGCATCGGCTGCTCCTCGCGCTTCCCGTACTACCTGAACACGTACGGCATGCACTCGATCCACGGCCGCGCCCCGGCGATCGCCACCGGCCTGTCGGTGTCGCGCCCGGACCTGACCGTGTGGGTGGTGACCGGTGACGGCGACGCGCTGTCCATCGGCGGCAACCACCTGATCCACGCGCTGCGCCGGAACGTCAACCTGAAGATCCTGCTGTTCAACAACAAGATCTACGGCCTGACCAAGGGGCAGTACTCGCCCACCAGCGAGCTTGGCAAGATCACGAAGTCGACGCCGGGCGGCTCGTCCGACGCGCCGTTCAACCCGATCTCGCTGGCGCTGGGCGCCGAGGCCTCGTTCGTGGCCCGCACCATCGACTCCGACCGCAAGCACCTGCAGTCGGTGCTGCGCCAGGCCGCCGAGCACCAGGGCTCCGCCTTCGTGGAGATCTACCAGAACTGCAACATCTTCAACGACGGCGCGTTCGAGGTGCTCAAGGACCCGGAGACCCGCGACGCGCACCTGATCCGGCTGGAGCACGGGCAGCCGATCACGCTCGGCAACGACGGCTCGCACGTGGTGACCCACCCGGCGGGCAGCTTCGGGCTGGCCGTGCGGGAGAAGGCCGACGTCGACCCGGCCGAGGTGCTGGTGCACGACGCCCACGCCGAGGACCCGGCGTACGCGTTCGCGCTGTCCCGGCTGGCCGGGCCGGACCTGCGGCACACCCCGGTGGGCGTGTTCCGCTCGGTGCGCCGCCCGTCGTACGACGAGCTGGTGCGCAACCAGCTCGACGCGGCCAAGGCCAAGGCCGGCGAGCCCGAGGCCGACCTCGCCGCCCTGCTCAACTCCGGCGACACCTGGACGATCCTCTGA